TTATATAAcagaattggttttttttttttttttttttttttgtgttttccaGCCAAATGCTTCATGTGCCATGGGGGTTTCCGATGAGAGCAAGAACACTTTCATGGAGCTCCAGAGGAAGAAAGTTCACCGCTATGTGATATTCAAGGTTGatgagaagaagagggaggtTGTAGTTGAAAAAATTGGCGGTCCGGCGGAGAGCTATGATGATTTTGTGGCAGCTTTGCCGGATAATGATTGTCGATATGCCGTATATGACTTTGATTTCGTAACTTCTGAGAACTGTCAAAAGAGCAAGATCTTCTTCATCGCATGGTTAGTTTTTGCCCTTAATCTCTTCACCATATGATTTATGTATAGACTATCGAGTCACTATTAGTCCCGTTAAACGATCATTCTCAAATCCAGACGCAGATTATGTTAGTTGGCCAGATCATTGTGTTTCTTCCTGGCACCCAAGTTCGAAATCCCGCTCCCCATAGATTAGACTAGTCTAGTACAATGGAGGAACAATATCACAAATTCTGATCCAATTCCAAAGCTGCAATTTTCAAATACCTGCAGTTATTTGCAAAtccatgatttttttatataaatcatacataaatttgcatttgcACCCTTGATTTTGTATCCAGTGATGATCCTTTCATACAAAATCAGTGGTGCAGAATACTATTGGTTCAAATTTTAGGCCTAAAAAACCAAAACTTGCGTGAGCTTGGAAATCCAAATACTTGTTCTATCTTGTGCTAATTCATGATTATTTATATACTAATGCTCAGGTCCCCTTCAACCTCTCGAATCCGTGCGAAGATGCTCTATGCCACATCTAAAAACAGGTTTAGGAGGGAGCTGGACGGTATCCACTACGAGATTCAGGCTACTGACCCAACAGAGATGGATCTTGAGGTGCTCAAAGACCGCGCCCATTGAACCGTCTCTGCAGTACTAAAACACATGTTCCTCAGTCAATCAAAGTCTCTAGGG
This genomic interval from Malus domestica chromosome 05, GDT2T_hap1 contains the following:
- the LOC103419821 gene encoding actin-depolymerizing factor isoform X1, with product MCAYLSAPENLTAKGGLGRPNASCAMGVSDESKNTFMELQRKKVHRYVIFKVDEKKREVVVEKIGGPAESYDDFVAALPDNDCRYAVYDFDFVTSENCQKSKIFFIAWSPSTSRIRAKMLYATSKNRFRRELDGIHYEIQATDPTEMDLEVLKDRAH
- the LOC103419821 gene encoding actin-depolymerizing factor isoform X2, coding for MAAMSFKGLGRPNASCAMGVSDESKNTFMELQRKKVHRYVIFKVDEKKREVVVEKIGGPAESYDDFVAALPDNDCRYAVYDFDFVTSENCQKSKIFFIAWSPSTSRIRAKMLYATSKNRFRRELDGIHYEIQATDPTEMDLEVLKDRAH